Proteins encoded in a region of the Globicephala melas chromosome 1, mGloMel1.2, whole genome shotgun sequence genome:
- the KLHDC7A gene encoding kelch domain-containing protein 7A, whose product MLPTGEGAEAQGCHLDMQLAGKVVLSAAALLLATAAYRLYKPRPAQAPLGGGNAKAEAKDEAEGSRQPAIQEAVSGAPQWGLRRRRGSKGAGVSLGCSWENPEGPGVLATGAPPADSEAQATGKPERKCAGEEQGGQCTDSGLAPPRGSGQEAGTAAGGKLPCRAHWCSEPQSSLTGLAAADGSGVSGELAPWRDSRSQEHLGAGEQESSDRCGAAHTEGRSDMNKSWVFTRVTGVHREEAGALRAASDMGLALRQQEGATEASYTFLSVARVRVEENFIPEKMEGARPRLKRKVYDYCVESTRQATSRDRLAPRTAALAEAPPPVSGPGPLGVGAASGGQADDTVGGVGTAAPPEPVLSPSAQGFSRKQSLLQIVENPELQLQLEGFGDPAPSCPDQSALPTSPISQGSLGSSSAGSSGKPHLHSVAGANFFHLPLSPGSAPGAHLDLGNCYEVLAFAKKQSLEALKEAAYKVMSDNYLQVLRSPDIYGCLSGAERELILQRRLRGRKHLVVADMCPQEDSSRLCCYDDERDVWHPLARLPPEAVSRGCAVCSLFNYLFIVSGCQGFGHQPSNRVFCYNPLTGIWSEVCPLNQARPHCQLVALDGHLYAIGGECLNTVECYDPRLDRWTFSPPLPSDTFALAHTAAACAGEIFVTGGSLRYLLLRFSTQEQRWRAGPTGGGKDRTAQMVAVKGFLYRFDLNRSLGISVYRCSTSTRLWYECATYRTPYPDTFQCAVVDDLIYCVGRQRTLCFLADYVSPRFVPEELQSFPSPQGTLLPTVLTLPGPDVPQTRV is encoded by the coding sequence ATGCTCCCCACAGGAGAGGGAGCAGAGGCCCAGGGCTGCCATCTGGACATGCAGCTGGCGGGCAAGGTGGTGCTGTCTGCCGCTGCCCTGCTCCTGGCGACCGCAGCCTACAGGCTGTACAAGCCAAGGCCTGCCCAGGCCCCCCTGGGGGGTGGGAACGCCAAGGCTGAGGCCAAGGACGAGGCAGAGGGCTCCAGGCAGCCTGCCATCCAGGAGGCTGTTTCCGGGGCGCCACAGTGGGGCCTGAGACGCCGGAGGGGAAGCAAGGGGGCCGGAGTATCGCTGGGCTGCAGCTGGGAGAATCCGGAGGGTCCAGGAGTCCTGGCGACAGGAGCACCTCCTGCAGACTCAGAAGCCCAAGCGACTGGGAAACCCGAGAGGAAATGTGCTGGTGAGGAACAGGGTGGGCAGTGCACGGACTCTGGCCTGGCACCTCCTCGGGGCAGTGGCCAGGAAGCCGGAACAGCTGCTGGCGGTAAGCTGCCCTGTCGCGCCCATTGGTGCAGTGAACCCCAAAGCTCCCTAACTGGCCTCGCTGCAGCGGACGGCAGCGGTGTGAGCGGTGAGCTTGCCCCATGGCGGGACAGCAGATCCCAGGAGCACCTGGGGGCCGGGGAGCAGGAATCCTCCGACCGGTGCGGGGCGGCCCACACAGAAGGCAGGAGTGACATGAACAAGAGCTGGGTCTTTACGCGTGTGACAGGGGTCCACAGGGAAGAGGCTGGGGCCCTCCGGGCTGCCTCGGACATGGGCCTGGCCCTGCGTCAGCAGGAGGGAGCCACCGAGGCCTCCTATACCTTCTTGTCTGTGGCCCGGGTTCGAGTGGAGGAGAATTTCATACCGGAGAAGATGGAGGGGGCCAGGCCCAGGCTGAAGCGCAAGGTGTACGACTACTGTGTTGAATCCACCCGTCAGGCCACCTCCAGGGACAGGCTGGCCCCCAGAACAGCAGCCCTGGCGGAGGCTCCACCCCCTGTGTCAGGGCCAGGCCCCCTGGGAGTGGGGGCAGCCTCGGGAGGCCAGGCCGATGACACAGTAGGTGGAGTGGGGACAGCCGCCCCCCCTGAGCCTGTGCTGTCACCCTCCGCACAAGGCTTCAGCAGGAAGCAGAGCCTCCTTCAGATCGTGGAGAACCCGGAGCTCCAGCTGCAGCTCGAAGGCTTTGGGGACCCTGCTCCATCGTGCCCAGACCAGAGcgccctgcccaccagccccaTATCCCAGGGTTCTCTTGGGTCCAGCTCAGCTGGAAGCAGCGGGAAGCCCCACCTGCACTCTGTGGCTGGGGCCAATTTCTTTCACCTCCCACTCAGCCCTGGATCAGCCCCAGGTGCCCACCTGGATCTGGGCAATTGTTATGAGGTGCTGGCCTTTGCCAAGAAGCAGAGCCTGGAGGCCCTGAAGGAAGCCGCCTACAAGGTGATGAGTGACAACTACCTCCAGGTCCTGCGCAGCCCAGACATCTATGGGTGCCTGAGTGGGGCAGAGCGGGAGCTGATCCTCCAGAGACGGCTCCGGGGCCGCAAGCACCTGGTGGTGGCCGACATGTGCCCCCAGGAAGACTCCAGCCGCCTCTGCTGCTATGACGACGAGCGGGATGTCTGGCACCCGCTGGCCCGTCTGCCCCCTGAGGCTGTGTCCCGGGGCTGTGCCGTCTGTAGCCTCTTCAATTATCTCTTCATCGTGTCcggttgccaggggtttgggcACCAGCCCTCCAACCGTGTCTTCTGCTACAACCCGCTGACGGGCATCTGGAGTGAGGTGTGCCCTCTGAACCAGGCCCGCCCTCACTGCCAGCTGGTGGCCCTGGATGGACACCTGTACGCCATCGGGGGTGAGTGTCTGAACACGGTGGAATGCTACGACCCTCGCCTGGACCGCTGGACCTTTTCCCCGCCGCTCCCCAGTGACACCTTTGCCCTGGCGCACACAGCCGCGGCGTGCGCCGGAGAGATCTTCGTCACCGGCGGCTCCCTGCGTTACCTGCTGCTCCGATTCTCCACCCAGGAGCAGCGCTGGCGGGCCGGCCCCACTGGGGGCGGCAAGGACCGCACGGCCCAGATGGTGGCGGTCAAAGGCTTTCTCTATCGCTTTGACCTCAACCGCAGCCTGGGCATCAGCGTGTACCGCTGCAGCACCAGCACCCGCCTCTGGTACGAGTGCGCCACATATCGGACCCCTTACCCAGACACCTTCCAGTGTGCCGTGGTGGACGACCTCATCTACTGTGTGGGGCGCCAGCGTACCCTCTGCTTCCTGGCCGACTACGTCTCACCCAGGTTTGTGCCCGAGGAGCTACAGAGCTTCCCCTCCCCGCAGGGCACCCTCCTGCCCACCGTCCTGACCTTGCCCGGCCCTGATGTGCCCCAGACCAGGGTCTAG